The Perognathus longimembris pacificus isolate PPM17 unplaced genomic scaffold, ASM2315922v1 HiC_scaffold_5394, whole genome shotgun sequence genome window below encodes:
- the LOC125345209 gene encoding alpha-2B adrenergic receptor-like has protein sequence MEHQEPYSAQATAAIAAVTTCLILFTLLGNALVILAVLTSRALRAPQNLFLVSLAAADILVAALIIPFSLANELLGYWYFRRAWCEVYLALDVLFCTASIVHLCAISLDRYWAVSRAPEYNSKRTPRRIKRIILTVWLIAALISLPPLVYKGEQGPPPRGRPQCQLNQEAWYILASSFGSFFAPCLIMILVYLRIYLIAKRSSRRRGPGAKRGPEEDGGPRRPAAAEGPTRASPPSSAAEADGHPGPPGEKEEGDTPEDPGAKASPPGWAALPTSGQGQKKSVCRASVEEEEEEEEEEEEEEEEEEEEEEEEEEEQRDPPAVPVPPASGKPQGSQVLATLRGPVLLGRGVSALSRQWWRRRTQLSRERRFTFVLAVVIGVFVLCWFPFFFTYSLGAICPRHCKVPHGLFQFFFWIGYCNSSLNPVIYTVFNQDFRRAFRRILCRQWTHTSW, from the coding sequence ATGGAGCACCAGGAGCCGTACTCCGCGCAGGCCACGGCCGCCATCGCGGCGGTCACCACCTGCCTCATCCTCTTCACCCTGCTGGGCAACGCGCTGGTCATCCTGGCCGTGCTCACCAGCCGCGCCCTGCGCGCCCCGCAGAACCTGTTCCTGGTGTCGCTGGCCGCGGCCGACATCCTGGTGGCCGCGCTCATCATCCCCTTCTCGCTGGCCAACGAGCTGCTGGGCTACTGGTACTTCCGGCGCGCGTGGTGCGAGGTGTACCTGGCGCTCGACGTGCTCTTCTGCACCGCGTCCATCGTGCACCTGTGCGCCATCAGCCTGGACCGCTACTGGGCCGTGAGCCGCGCGCCCGAGTACAACTCCAAGCGCACCCCGCGCCGCATCAAGCGCATCATCCTCACCGTGTGGCTCATCGCCGCCCTCATCTCGCTGCCGCCCCTCGTCTACAAGGGGGAGcagggccccccgccccgcgggcgcCCCCAGTGCCAGCTCAACCAGGAGGCCTGGTACATCCTCGCCTCCAGCTTCGGGTCTTTCTTCGCGCCCTGCCTCATCATGATCCTCGTCTACCTGCGCATCTACCTGATCGCCAAAcgcagcagccgccgccgcggccccggGGCCAAGAGGGGCCCGGAGGAGGACGGCGGGCCCCGGAGGCCGGCCGCCGCCGAGGGGCCAACCCGGGCCTCGCCTCCGTCTTCCGCGGCGGAGGCCGACGGACACCCCGGCCCCCccggggagaaggaggaaggggacaccccaGAAGATCCTGGGGCTAAGGCCTCGCCCCCCGGCTGGGCTGCCCTTCCCACCTCAGGCCAGGGTCAGAAGAAGAGCGTCTGCAGGGCctctgtggaggaggaggaggaggaggaggaggaggaggaggaggaggaggaggaggaggaggaggaggaggaggaggaggaggaggagcagcgtgACCCCCCAGCAGTGCCAGTGCCCCCCGCCTCGGGGAAGCCGCAGGGCTCCCAGGTGCTGGCCACCCTTCGGGGGCCCGTGCTCCTGGGCCGGGGTGTGAGCGCCCTGAGCCGGCAGTGGTGGCGCCGCCGGACCCAGCTGAGCCGGGAGAGGCGCTTCACCTTCGTGCTGGCCGTGGTCATCGGCGTGTTCGTGCTCTGCTGGTTCCCGTTCTTCTTCACCTACAGCCTGGGCGCCATCTGCCCGCGGCACTGCAAGGTGCCCCACGGGCTCTTCCAGTTCTTCTTCTGGATCGGCTACTGCAACAGCTCGCTCAACCCCGTCATCTACACCGTCTTCAACCAGGACTTCCGCCGGGCCTTCCGGAGGATCCTCTGCCGCCAGTGGACCCACACGTCCTGGTGA